A genome region from Populus alba chromosome 3, ASM523922v2, whole genome shotgun sequence includes the following:
- the LOC140955380 gene encoding uncharacterized protein isoform X2, protein MASNVSSSTPTKTNMEAISEHRTEPSLQVQEKRESSLSSCDVHPGRKETDQIIRNESSGLIFCSRCSKAIELSENQWSSSKELSMEMTSGNDTGKSLTADASGSINNPTTRTETELVSGVAAKIVTLNSSQDEDRKIAESIAAKQDGTPQSPKAADTGKQVEEQGGQDEINEEKCESSLSNCDICPERKGKSESSLSIAAKQEGTPQSPNTETHEDKGVDQNSDIPLNVNSESLVSGGNRGPRPTSSYTKNVASQLVDCPPVGHTKSGEGGIDSDSTPRKGSETGQKERVADDIQNNVTAALDYHGDSHDLDDNNKSRLFKELAPEDVNENTEQFYCSACAEVSDTIKWYQGLQALVSHAKNTEEVAKLHQKIAQLSEKKLGRKGTSDGPAGEVSSKWKGIRDEKKDREIVWPPMVVVRNTASLQEDENNKRIGITDQELLDLFRSYDAIENVQQAYNSLGHCGMSILIFESSARGYLEAERLDRHFADQGTGRNVWNRSPLYLLPSGELQLHGYMAEEKDVDLFNQYSTGESKLKYEIRLHQDMVCRQMREDNNQLIWLKKRVVEELWRAETLEESNGIMRKRNAKLVEQLKDIRRERMEKAKKETDVLRTKIKLLHERNMEEINNL, encoded by the exons ATGGCAAGCAATGTGTCATCATCAACTCCGACCAAGACCAATATGGAAGCAATTTCAGAGCACAGGACTGAACCATCACTGCAAGTCCAAGAAAAGCGTGAATCATCTTTAAGTTCATGTGACGTTCACCCGGGAAGGAAAGAAACTGATCAGATCATAAGAAATGAGAGCTCTGGTCTGATTTTTTGCTCACGCTGCAG CAAAGCTATCGAGTTGTCAGAAAATCAATGGTCAAGCAGCAAAGAGTTGAGTATGGAGATGACTTCTGGAAATGACACTGGCAAGTCTCTCACTGCTGATGCCAGTGGCAGCATTAATAATCCAACTACCAGGACTGAAACAGAACTAGTGAGTGGTGTTGCTGCGAAAATCGTTACTCTCAACTCTTCACAAGATGAGGATAGGAAAATAGCTGAAAGCATCGCTGCTAAACAGGATGGTACTCCACAGAGTCCCAAAGCAGCTGACACAGGTAAGCAAGTAGAAGAACAAGGAGGTCAAGATGAAATCAACGAAGAAAAGTGTGAATCATCTTTAAGTAACTGTGACATTTGCccggaaaggaaaggaaagagtgAATCATCTTTAAGCATAGCTGCAAAACAGGAGGGTACTCCACAGAGTCCCAATACTGAAACACATGAAGATAAAGGTGTGGATCAGAATTCAGACATTCCACTTAATGTTAATTCTGAATCGCTGGTCAGTGGAGGAAACCGGGGTCCACGACCAACCTCCAGCTATACCAAGAACGTTGCTTCACAATTGGTAGACTGCCCACCTGTGGGACATACTAAGAGTGGGGAAGGAGGAATTGATTCAGATTCAACTCCAAGAAAGGGTTCAGAAACTGGCCAAAAAGAAAGAGTTGCAGATGACATTCAGAATAATGTTACTGCTGCTCTTGATTATCATGGTGACTCTCATGATTTGGATGATAACAATAAGAGCAGATTGTTCAAGGAATTGGCACCTGAGGATGTCAATGAAAATACCGAGCAGTTTTACTGTTCTGCATGCGCAGAAGTTTCTGATACCATCAAATGGTACCAAGGCCTGCAGGCCCTCGTATCACATGCCAAAAACACTGAAGAAGTGGCCAAACTCCACCAGAAAATCGCACAGCTCTCGGAAAAGAAGCTTGGCAGAAAGGGAACTTCTGATGGTCCTGCTGGTGAAGTGTCAAGTAAGTGGAAAGGTATAAGAGATGAGAAGAAAGATCGTGAGATTGTTTGGCCTCCTATGGTTGTTGTCAGGAATACAGCAAGCCTTCAAGAAGACGAGAACAATAAG cGGATTGGCATTACAGATCAGGAACTCCTTGACTTGTTCAGATCATATGACGCTATTGAGAACGTTCAACAAGCATACAATTCGCTTGGACATTGTGGGAtgagtattttgatttttgagagCTCAGCTAGAGGCTATTTAGAAGCTGAACGCCTAGATAGACATTTTGCAGATCAAGGAACAGGTAGAAATGTTTGGAATCGAAGTCCACTCTACCTCCTAC CTAGTGGGGAGCTCCAACTTCACGGTTACATGGCAGAGGAAAAAGACGTGGATCTCTTCAACCAGTATTCAACAG GTGAATCCAAGCTGAAATATGAAATCAGATTGCACCAAGACATGGTCTGTAGGCAAATGCGTGAGGACAATAACCAACTCATCTGGCTGAAAAAACGGGTAGTTGAAGAGCTATGGCGCGCAGAAACTCTTGAAGAATCAAATGGCATAATGAGGAAAAGGAATGCAAAACTTGTTGAACAATTAAAGGACATAAGGAGGGAGAGGATGGAAAAGGCAAAGAAGGAAACTGATGTTTTGAGAACGAAAATTAAATTGTTGCATGAACGGAACATGGAAGAG ATAAACAATCTCTAG
- the LOC140955380 gene encoding uncharacterized protein isoform X1: MASNVSSSTPTKTNMEAISEHRTEPSLQVQEKRESSLSSCDVHPGRKETDQIIRNESSGLIFCSRCSKAIELSENQWSSSKELSMEMTSGNDTGKSLTADASGSINNPTTRTETELVSGVAAKIVTLNSSQDEDRKIAESIAAKQDGTPQSPKAADTGKQVEEQGGQDEINEEKCESSLSNCDICPERKGKSESSLSIAAKQEGTPQSPNTETHEDKGVDQNSDIPLNVNSESLVSGGNRGPRPTSSYTKNVASQLVDCPPVGHTKSGEGGIDSDSTPRKGSETGQKERVADDIQNNVTAALDYHGDSHDLDDNNKSRLFKELAPEDVNENTEQFYCSACAEVSDTIKWYQGLQALVSHAKNTEEVAKLHQKIAQLSEKKLGRKGTSDGPAGEVSSKWKGIRDEKKDREIVWPPMVVVRNTASLQEDENNKRIGITDQELLDLFRSYDAIENVQQAYNSLGHCGMSILIFESSARGYLEAERLDRHFADQGTGRNVWNRSPLYLLPSGELQLHGYMAEEKDVDLFNQYSTGESKLKYEIRLHQDMVCRQMREDNNQLIWLKKRVVEELWRAETLEESNGIMRKRNAKLVEQLKDIRRERMEKAKKETDVLRTKIKLLHERNMEEVIVFKCL, from the exons ATGGCAAGCAATGTGTCATCATCAACTCCGACCAAGACCAATATGGAAGCAATTTCAGAGCACAGGACTGAACCATCACTGCAAGTCCAAGAAAAGCGTGAATCATCTTTAAGTTCATGTGACGTTCACCCGGGAAGGAAAGAAACTGATCAGATCATAAGAAATGAGAGCTCTGGTCTGATTTTTTGCTCACGCTGCAG CAAAGCTATCGAGTTGTCAGAAAATCAATGGTCAAGCAGCAAAGAGTTGAGTATGGAGATGACTTCTGGAAATGACACTGGCAAGTCTCTCACTGCTGATGCCAGTGGCAGCATTAATAATCCAACTACCAGGACTGAAACAGAACTAGTGAGTGGTGTTGCTGCGAAAATCGTTACTCTCAACTCTTCACAAGATGAGGATAGGAAAATAGCTGAAAGCATCGCTGCTAAACAGGATGGTACTCCACAGAGTCCCAAAGCAGCTGACACAGGTAAGCAAGTAGAAGAACAAGGAGGTCAAGATGAAATCAACGAAGAAAAGTGTGAATCATCTTTAAGTAACTGTGACATTTGCccggaaaggaaaggaaagagtgAATCATCTTTAAGCATAGCTGCAAAACAGGAGGGTACTCCACAGAGTCCCAATACTGAAACACATGAAGATAAAGGTGTGGATCAGAATTCAGACATTCCACTTAATGTTAATTCTGAATCGCTGGTCAGTGGAGGAAACCGGGGTCCACGACCAACCTCCAGCTATACCAAGAACGTTGCTTCACAATTGGTAGACTGCCCACCTGTGGGACATACTAAGAGTGGGGAAGGAGGAATTGATTCAGATTCAACTCCAAGAAAGGGTTCAGAAACTGGCCAAAAAGAAAGAGTTGCAGATGACATTCAGAATAATGTTACTGCTGCTCTTGATTATCATGGTGACTCTCATGATTTGGATGATAACAATAAGAGCAGATTGTTCAAGGAATTGGCACCTGAGGATGTCAATGAAAATACCGAGCAGTTTTACTGTTCTGCATGCGCAGAAGTTTCTGATACCATCAAATGGTACCAAGGCCTGCAGGCCCTCGTATCACATGCCAAAAACACTGAAGAAGTGGCCAAACTCCACCAGAAAATCGCACAGCTCTCGGAAAAGAAGCTTGGCAGAAAGGGAACTTCTGATGGTCCTGCTGGTGAAGTGTCAAGTAAGTGGAAAGGTATAAGAGATGAGAAGAAAGATCGTGAGATTGTTTGGCCTCCTATGGTTGTTGTCAGGAATACAGCAAGCCTTCAAGAAGACGAGAACAATAAG cGGATTGGCATTACAGATCAGGAACTCCTTGACTTGTTCAGATCATATGACGCTATTGAGAACGTTCAACAAGCATACAATTCGCTTGGACATTGTGGGAtgagtattttgatttttgagagCTCAGCTAGAGGCTATTTAGAAGCTGAACGCCTAGATAGACATTTTGCAGATCAAGGAACAGGTAGAAATGTTTGGAATCGAAGTCCACTCTACCTCCTAC CTAGTGGGGAGCTCCAACTTCACGGTTACATGGCAGAGGAAAAAGACGTGGATCTCTTCAACCAGTATTCAACAG GTGAATCCAAGCTGAAATATGAAATCAGATTGCACCAAGACATGGTCTGTAGGCAAATGCGTGAGGACAATAACCAACTCATCTGGCTGAAAAAACGGGTAGTTGAAGAGCTATGGCGCGCAGAAACTCTTGAAGAATCAAATGGCATAATGAGGAAAAGGAATGCAAAACTTGTTGAACAATTAAAGGACATAAGGAGGGAGAGGATGGAAAAGGCAAAGAAGGAAACTGATGTTTTGAGAACGAAAATTAAATTGTTGCATGAACGGAACATGGAAGAGGTAATAGTTTTCAAATGCCTATGA
- the LOC118036341 gene encoding uncharacterized protein — translation MVKGWLINSMNPKLVSNFIRFSTAKAVWDNIATTYFDGTDTSQVYELKKRVTRLKQRGGSIETYYNNLQGLWREIDFRRPNPMECNTDIQKYNSLLQEDRVYIFLDGLDDRLDNIRADVLQMQPFPTVEQAYAQVRREDLRQSVMLKNEEVIPGGAMLSRGGQKPQHRLSFLMPGNGRPVTKSHGEGGGCTHCGNTKHTKDTCFKIHGYPEWWHELKAKKKPEARRSEHSGRAALMSMEPTLSLVQESPISAEEQTDQNDPGYSHQGDYWSWY, via the exons ATGGTGAAGGGATGGCTGATCAACTCTATGAATCCAAAACTTGTAAGCAACTTCATCAGATTTTCAACAGCTAAAGCTGTTTGGGATAATATTGCAACAACCTACTTTGATGGCACAGATACATCACAAGTATATGAACTCAAAAAGAGAGTTACCAGGCTGAAACAGAGAGGAGGATCTATTGAAACATATTACAATAATCTGCAGGGATTATGGAGAGAAATTGACTTCCGGCGTCCAAACCCTATGGAGTGCAATACTGACATACAGAAATATAACTCACTTTTGCAAGAGGACAGAGTCTATATATTTCTAGACGGGCTTGATGACAGACTTGACAATATTAGAGCAGATGTGCTCCAAATGCAGCCATTTCCAACAGTAGAACAAGCCTATGCGCAAGTTAGAAGGGAAGACCTAAGGCAATCTGTGATGCTGAAAAATGAAGAAGTCATACCTGGAGGTGCTATGCTGTCAAGAGGAGGACAGAAACCTCAGCATCGTCTATCCTTTCTAATGCCAGGGAATGGAAGGCCAGTTACAAAATCACATGGGGAAGGGGGAGGCTGCACACACTGCGGAAATACAAAACACACCAAAGatacatgtttcaaaatacaTGGTTATCCAGAATGGTGGCACGAACTCAAGGCGAAGAAAAAACCAGAAGCCAGGCGGAGTGAACATTCTGGTCGTGCAGCCCTTATGAGCATGGAACCTACACTATCACTTGTACAAGAATCTCCTATCTCGGCTGAGGAACAGACTGATCAGAATGACCCAG GATATTCTCACCAAGGAGATTATTGGTCGTGGTACTAA
- the LOC118036338 gene encoding E3 ubiquitin-protein ligase RSL1 isoform X1, protein MAQERISSFDLDFVDDFYFSALFDEEQEGGGGGEIFEVSDDRYAEELQFQEALMGSVIVSQMKNNGPSSMMVEGTPVLLRISDQPMQKEIIQSGAAESSLSFCEICVERKESDKMFKTESCVHSFCNDCISRHVAAKVQYGARVVTCPGLNCRAVLDLDTCRPILTRVVIDLWEDALCEEVIDASQRFYCPFKDCSALLIDDNEAEAIRESECPVCHRLFCALCSVPWHSGIECEEFQRLNEDERGREDLMLRELAKDKKWSRCPQCKFYVERTEGCPHMICRCGFEFCYGCGAGWIGSDHGGCARE, encoded by the exons ATGGCACAAGAACGCATCTCCTCCTTTGatcttgattttgttgatgatttctactTCTCAGCACTCtttgatgaagaacaagaaggaggaggtggaggagaaATCTTTGAAGTTTCAGATGACAGATATGCAGAAGAGTTGCAGTTCCAGGAGGCTTTGATGGGTTCTGTCATCGTTtctcaaatgaaaaacaatggCCCATCGTCGATGATGGTAGAAGGAACCCCAGTATTGCTACGTATTTCTGATCAGCCTATGCAAAAGGAGATCATCCAGTCAGGAGCTGCTGAGTCTTCTTTAAGTTTCTGTGAGATTTGTGTTGAGAGAAAAGAGAGTGATAAAATGTTCAAAACCGAGAGCTGTGTTCACTCATTTTGTAATGATTGCATAAGTAGACATGTGGCCGCCAAGGTCCAATATGGCGCTAGAGTAGTTACTTGCCCTGGATTGAATTGCAGGGCTGTCCTGGATTTGGACACCTGCAGGCCTATACTGACTAGGGTAGTGATTGATCTTTGGGAGGATGCATTATGCGAAGAGGTGATTGATGCATCTCAAAGATTTTATTGTCCTTTCAAGGATTGTTCAGCTTTGTTGATAGATGATAATGAAGCCGAAGCAATTAGAGAATCTGAGTGCCCCGTCTGCCATAGATTGTTCTGTGCTCTGTGCTCTGTGCCCTGGCATTCTGGGATTGAATGTGAGGAGTTTCAGAGGCTGAATGAAgatgagagagggagagaagatcTCATGTTGAGGGAACTTGCTAAGGACAAGAAATGGAGTAGATGCCCTCAGTGCAAGTTCTATGTGGAAAGAACAGAAGGCTGTCCTCACATGATCTGCAG GTGTGGGTTTGAGTTTTGCTATGGATGTGGAGCAGGATGGATTGGATCAGATCATGGTGGATGCGCTAGGGAATAA
- the LOC118036338 gene encoding E3 ubiquitin-protein ligase RSL1 isoform X2, giving the protein MGSVIVSQMKNNGPSSMMVEGTPVLLRISDQPMQKEIIQSGAAESSLSFCEICVERKESDKMFKTESCVHSFCNDCISRHVAAKVQYGARVVTCPGLNCRAVLDLDTCRPILTRVVIDLWEDALCEEVIDASQRFYCPFKDCSALLIDDNEAEAIRESECPVCHRLFCALCSVPWHSGIECEEFQRLNEDERGREDLMLRELAKDKKWSRCPQCKFYVERTEGCPHMICRCGFEFCYGCGAGWIGSDHGGCARE; this is encoded by the exons ATGGGTTCTGTCATCGTTtctcaaatgaaaaacaatggCCCATCGTCGATGATGGTAGAAGGAACCCCAGTATTGCTACGTATTTCTGATCAGCCTATGCAAAAGGAGATCATCCAGTCAGGAGCTGCTGAGTCTTCTTTAAGTTTCTGTGAGATTTGTGTTGAGAGAAAAGAGAGTGATAAAATGTTCAAAACCGAGAGCTGTGTTCACTCATTTTGTAATGATTGCATAAGTAGACATGTGGCCGCCAAGGTCCAATATGGCGCTAGAGTAGTTACTTGCCCTGGATTGAATTGCAGGGCTGTCCTGGATTTGGACACCTGCAGGCCTATACTGACTAGGGTAGTGATTGATCTTTGGGAGGATGCATTATGCGAAGAGGTGATTGATGCATCTCAAAGATTTTATTGTCCTTTCAAGGATTGTTCAGCTTTGTTGATAGATGATAATGAAGCCGAAGCAATTAGAGAATCTGAGTGCCCCGTCTGCCATAGATTGTTCTGTGCTCTGTGCTCTGTGCCCTGGCATTCTGGGATTGAATGTGAGGAGTTTCAGAGGCTGAATGAAgatgagagagggagagaagatcTCATGTTGAGGGAACTTGCTAAGGACAAGAAATGGAGTAGATGCCCTCAGTGCAAGTTCTATGTGGAAAGAACAGAAGGCTGTCCTCACATGATCTGCAG GTGTGGGTTTGAGTTTTGCTATGGATGTGGAGCAGGATGGATTGGATCAGATCATGGTGGATGCGCTAGGGAATAA